A single window of Zea mays cultivar B73 chromosome 10, Zm-B73-REFERENCE-NAM-5.0, whole genome shotgun sequence DNA harbors:
- the LOC103641344 gene encoding shaggy-related protein kinase alpha-like: protein MASVGVARSSLGFQNGTSSSSDPDRLPNELGSMSIRDDKDVEDIVVNGNGAEPGHIIVTSIDGRNGQAKQTISYMAERVVGHGSFGTVFQAKCLETGETVAIKKVLQDKRYKNRELQTMRVLDHPNVVALKHCFFSKTEKEELYLNLVLEYVPETAHRVIKHYNKMNQRMPLIYAKLYMYQICRALAYIHNSIGVCHRDIKPQNLLVNPHTHQLKLCDFGSAKVLVKGEPNISYICSRYYRAPELIFGATEYTTAIDVWSAGCVLAELLLGQPLFPGESGVDQLVEIIKVLGTPTREEIKCMNPNYTEFKFPQIKAHPWHKIFHKRMPAEAVDLVSRLLQYSPKLRSTALEALVHPFFDELRDPNTRLPNGRFLPPLFNFKPHELKNVPADFMVKLVPEHARKQCAFVGW from the exons ATGGCCTCGGTGGGCGTGGCACGCTCTTCTTTGGGATTTCAGAATGGCACAAGTTCTAGCAGTGACCCAGATCGTCTTCCCAACGAGTTGGGCAGTATGAGCATAAGGGACGACAAG GACGTTGAAGATATTGTAGTCAATGGCAATGGGGCGGAGCCTGGTCATATCATAGTGACCAGCATTGATGGGAGAAATGGGCAGGCAAAGCAG ACCATTAGTTACATGGCTGAGCGGGTGGTAGGTCATGGGTCCTTCGGAACCGTTTTCCAG GCCAAGTGTCTTGAAACTGGTGAGACCGTAGCTATAAAAAAGGTTCTTCAAGACAAGAGATACAAGAATCGTGAGCTGCAAACCATGCGAGTGCTTGACCACCCAAATGTGGTGGCTCTAAAGCACTGTTTCTTCTCAAAGACTGAGAAAGAGGAGCTTTACCTCAATTTGGTGCTTGAGTATGTACCGGAGACTGCTCATCGTGTCATCAAACATTACAACAAGATGAACCAGCGCATGCCTTTGATTTATGCAAAACTGTATATGTATCAG ATTTGTAGAGCCTTGGCATACATTCACAACAGCATTGGAGTGTGCCACAGGGACATTAAGCCGCAAAATCTCCTG GTTAATCCTCATACCCATCAGCTAAAATTGTGTGACTTTGGCAGCGCGAAAGTTCTG GTAAAAGGCGAACCAAACATTTCTTACATCTGTTCTAGGTACTACAGAGCTCCAGAGCTCATATTTGGTGCTACTGAATACACAACAGCCATTGATGTTTGGTCTGCTGGCTGTGTGCTCGCTGAGCTGCTTCTAGGACAG CCTCTGTTCCCTGGAGAAAGCGGTGTTGATCAGCTTGTTGAAATCATCAAG GTTCTGGGCACACCCACACGTGAAGAAATTAAGTGCATGAATCCAAATTATACCGAGTTTAAATTCCCGCAAATCAAAGCTCACCCATGGCATAAG ATATTCCATAAAAGGATGCCTGCTGAAGCGGTAGATCTCGTGTCCAGGCTTCTGCAGTACTCACCAAAACTTCGGTCGACTGCT TTGGAAGCATTGGTCCATCCGTTCTTTGATGAACTTCGGGATCCAAACACCCGCTTACCGAATGGTCGTTTTCTTCCGCCTCTCTTCAATTTTAAGCCCCATG AGCTGAAGAACGTGCCGGCGGATTTCATGGTGAAATTGGTCCCTGAGCATGCACGGAAGCAATGTGCCTTCGTAGGGTGGTGA